In the genome of Quercus lobata isolate SW786 unplaced genomic scaffold, ValleyOak3.0 Primary Assembly Scq3eQI_1517, whole genome shotgun sequence, the window ACCTaactaataaacaaaatatttatttagtatttaaaaaatttcatgtcaacattaaataacaattaaaaaaccccACGTTAGCGTTCGcatcaaaatttgatttaaaaattaatttatcaattttaataaaataaaaaaatgaaaaaaataacccaaaatacACATGAATTCAGATATGGGTTCATCTTAAAAATGAACACATAAAAACACAAACCTATAAAATTCAAACAGAACCTCCAGAACACAAGAAAACACATACAGACCTGAAACCTCCAGCAAATCAAACTCATTAACCCAACAAGGAAACACATCTAAAATGTAAACACAACACACACATATTCACACAAATCAAATCCCACGGATTtacaaatcaaaattcaaaacacaaacacttCAACAATACACACATTAATCCAAATTTACAAACCCATTTTGAAagcaaaccaaaacccaaaatcaaattaCACCCATATCAAATCACATAGCCAAACTTGTCAGCTTCTTGcaatcaaaccaaaccaaaccaaaaataaaacaaacaatgaGTCTCGACCATACCCAAACAAGAGAgacaaatgaaaagaaattataaatacagaaataaaaaataaaataaaagaggaagGGAGAGAAATAACTATTGGTGGCCAGTGTGTACTGAAACTATTAGTGGTGGTTGGGTTCCTAGATTTGTGTCTTTAGGAATGAAGGGTTTTCGGCCAAAAGTGTTTGGGGAAGTAGGTTTTCGGCCATAAGTGTTTTGGGAAGAAGGGTTTCACCCATGGGTGTTTGTTTCACTTTCCTCAATAACCGTTCTAATGGGGGAGAGGGCAAGCCGAAGAATACCCTAAGAACCCAACAACCTACTCAAAAGTGgcaaagaacaagaaaaacatATGGGTAAGAACAAGAAAATCTATAGGGGTGTGGCCTGTCATGGGTTTCTAAGGCTGTTGTGGGTCTTTGGCAAAGCTTTTGTTTGGTTGTCAagaaagttcaagaaaatacaagaaaatttagGATTCctacctttattttttatctttaaaattgggaatttaaacaattttttgtgtttaatattttttttttttttcaaatcatatGCTAAcgtgacatttttttaattttttattattttattagtcttGTTAGTGTTTAACATGCTAACAGTGCACTTCGTCTACTACGTAagcaattttcattaataagaTAATAGtatgaattaaattaaaaatgattttcaaaatttagggaTCCAAATAGGAATGCAAAAAATGTGGGGACCAAAGTGGAAACtgccaaaatatagggaccaaaaaaatatttgcacaaaataaattagcttatttttgttgttttaaattaatacaaaataaattatgtaaaAGCAAAATcatacttcaaaaaataaataagcagaagacttcaaaaattttttttttttttttaaacttagaAACATAAGACTTTAAAAAGCTGTAATAATAGCTTCTGATGTGTTAAGTGAAAGCTTCTAATAGAAACAACTAGTAATTGACCTGTGCTTCGCACAAGCTCTCATGTTCGGATGCTCCTATGTTCACATACTTGGATGTTTACATGCTTGCATATCCACATGTTTTGATATTCACATGACTAGATATACATATGCTTATGCATTTCTTTGACCTTAACATGATTGTTTGCTTATCACATGATCTATCTCctgctttttgttttatttgttcaCATGACTCGTAGACAAACTCTAAGACTTAGATGTATGCGCATGTTCGCATAGGCTCATTAGATAGACACTATTTGACCACTATCTAGTAACGATATATGAAGGCCAGTTACAACTAGGCAGGCTTAGGGTGCCTAACCTCTTCCCATCTTGTACCCTAACTCTGGACCTAGTCTAGTAGGCAGACCTTCATGAAGCCATGTTTTGACCCCTAAACCTATAACCAGGTGGCAACTCCATCATCTTTTTTTAAGAGGCTCTGCACACTCCCATGTTCATGCTAGCTTAAAGTCTAAAATTGCTTTTCAGGGAGATTAAGCACAGCACGCCGCCTTCGCGAAAAGGAATCAACATGCCAATGTGTCACAAAAGGGGTACGGATCACGGAACTTACGGTTGGCCTTTAAGCTTTTGACAAGTAATGTTGTTGCTAGACTTAATTTGCGTGGTCATCAACAATGGTCAATGTCGACAACAATAGACGTGGCAAACAAGACGGGTTGGATTGGGTCAAGTTAGGTCGAGTAAAAAATAGGTCATTTTAAACGGCTTAGAAACAATTCTTGTCAATCGAGTTTGGGTCAACACATAATTTTTCATGTGAAATGTATTAATTTGGATTCACCCATGTCGAGAAAGagttcaaataaaaaacttgatacctattcattaaaagaaaaattatacaaatctcAACAATgctaaccaaaacaaaacatcaCAAATACAAAGGATTCTAGCCAACCCTttgaaaatctaaataaaataaatacacaagTTCTATTTccacacaatatcaacatcccaaaatagagaacaaaattacaaattccCTATTGGGTAACtaattttacaaataataaaaacatattaaaaatttacaattttgaaaacttatttcaTGATCTAATAgctatgtttatttttagatgCACAGTGGTTGACGCTCTGTTTCAATTTGGAAATATAAGtctgattgtttacttatttatacatggtttcttttatgaatatcatgtcATTCTTAAGCAACTCTTGCTCTAAGGAAtataatcttttattttgaaaaaaaagtttttattttggccatgaTCGACTAAAAAATTGACTTAAACATCCATAATTTATGTCAATTTCATTGATATATTTATGCTTCACTCTTTCACAATTATGAATGCTTCTATTGTAACCAAATTATCTTATAGCATGAATTGTGTCATTTGGTATCTAAAAATATTGGCTTCATGTGTTATTCAAGTGAGAAAATGGCGAAGTCATTCATTTTTCAATCCACTTATATACAACAAGATAAAGGCTTTAACTACTTTCTTGATGCCATTATATTGTATTTGAATGGCTTTAttatggatatatatatatatatatatatataggaaaaaattAAGTATCAGTACTTTAGGATATTATTCTTTAGATTCTCCTTTTAAAATTCAGTCATATgtctacttaactaaaaaatacactctATCTCATATGAAAAATCCATATAACAGAATCTTAAGAATTAAAACTTAAGGAATACACTTAAATACTGTACTAAGTCTTACCCATAtcaatacatacatatatatatatatatatagatatattataatcatatatatttaatatatagagatatatatatatatatttatttagtttttgaatCGCCTTTgaaaaattaacatttaaataataataatgtttgtgGGCACTGACATTAATGTCAattttaggttatgtttggatTGGCGTTTATCTGAACTTTTTGTGTTTGCGTTTTTTAAAGGACCGTGGGACCCGGCTACAATGGCAGCAAGAAACGCGCAAACCTCCCATGGCTGAAACACAAAATGAACTCCAATATCACCATTTCATTAAAACGTCTATGCGTGTAAACACACCCAATACGCACGTTTCAACAATGAACTCCACTTTCACGGTAAAGTTCAAAACAAACAAGTAAAACCAATTAGTCTGATTTTatttaatactaaaaataaaataaaaacaaagttaaaaaaaaaaaaaaaaaaaaaaaaaatggtcggTCACAAGTCAGCTGAGTCAGGTcgggttacaaaatttttaggTTTGGGTCAGGTATTTTTCCCTCGTGTTCAAGTCCGGTCCAATTTTGCAATGTCTAGAGTGTAGACAGCAATAGTGAACTCTTGCTACGacaggaagaagaaaaattaaaggcTTTGATACCACGCGCACGCTGTCTCACGAAGCATATTTTGGGCATTCAAATTTAATTACCCTAacacataaatattatttgtataTGTGGATGATTACAATGTTAAGCATATTTTGGGCATTCAAAGTTAATTACCCTAacacataaatattatttatatatgtggaTGATTACaatgttattaatattttgctCTTGACCCGATACAAACTCATAGCAAAATGATATTCTGAATACGTTAAGGTGAAATAGCCAAGATCATGGTTAATATTAAGAAACTAAGGTGAGCATCACATCACATGGTTCCAATCTAGATTTGTATAAACTTTATTTGAGAATCTAAATCCGTAAGTACCGAGCATCAGATTGACATATATCTCAATAGACATTATAATGGAGAATTTGACATGAACATTtaaactccaaattttttttttcaactaagaACAACATTAGAAAGATAAAATTCCTTCAAGCCAACAGCTAATCTCATACTATTCattgtttgcaaaataaaaaaatttcacaatttaatTCAACTATTAAATTCAGAGACCTCCTTTGTCATTAAAACAAGGGCTGAAAGTGATCGTAAAACACTACCAGAATTTTAAACCCATACAAAGGTGTTCAAAAATTCTTGGACAAGTTTGCAGAGATACAAATGCATAATCCCTTTCCATAGTGAAGggaaataaataacaataagaGGCTGCAAGAGTTAACCTGACCAAAGATTGGAAAGGGGTTTGCCTTTCTGGCATGTCATGACACAATCCAATACAATTTCTTGCAGTTGTTTCTCAATATCTTCTATTGGTTGGCAGGCATCAATTATCTGTAATCAATCAAGAATACAAGTTCAAACATCCAAAGCAATCCATGCACCAAAATTAAACTTTACTAACACAAAGCTGAATAGACCACGGTCAGACACTATGGGCAGGTAGTATTGGCCGTCTAATGAGTCTGGtctttgaaaaaagaaaaagaaaaagaaaaactccaCCATAAAATAGAAGAAACCAAAGAACGTAACTTCAAAACAGAATATTGTTCTTACTACCTAAACTTagcttcctttttcctttttactatttttgtgtcCATCAATAAAGATAAACTACAAGAGTAAAATTGATGAGAATCAACAGACAACATAACTTCAGAAGGAATAAGCGCtattagagcattcccatcataTTAGTCCAAAGTTTAGCGAAAATTTAACCATTAGCCCCACTATTTCTATTTTAGGTAATCACTTTTCAAACACACTCTGCAAGAGCCTCCAACTATCATCATCACATCAAAACCCATCACAAAAATACCCAAATTCCCATCAAGATCCTCTGGTGAATGAAGCCACCACTACAGCGGCCATCTAGTACCAAATTCCTccaaaaatacccccaaattCATCCACAGCCATCACCTTGAGGATTTTAGAGCGGAGTTgaaacaaagacaaaatttgGGACTTCAGCGAGATAGAAAGAGGGAATATGTGTTGGATGTGCAttgggaagagagagaagacagatttttttttttttaataaaaaaaaaggataaaaacaaattaggatGAATAAGCCACAGTGCTTGCTGGTTTTGTGTTGGCACTTTAGCTCAAAGTCATTTTGGTCCCTTTATGCAGGCCAAAATTTGGAAGTGAAGTTAACCTATTGCTAATGAATTATTTTGCCTAGCCACTcatcatctaaaaaaaaatattttagcattctttaaaaaatatattaaaggaagGATAAAGATAATGCAAACTGAAATCAATCAACAACAAACTCTTGCTTAGCTGCATTACCATCGTGTAGTAGAACTGGAATGTTTTATGGCTAAAAGTTTAATAGCTGAAATAGAATATATGAAGCTATACTGAAAAACATAAATAGCTGCTGAAGAATAGTTTTATCCTAAGTAGTGGCAGGCTCCTAGGTGCCTCCCACCAAATAGAATTACAACCAGAGTCAAATATGCATCTTCTCTGATTCAAAATATCACTACATGAAACACAATAATCACAATACATGCATACACATGAACCACATGAACCATAAAATTACCTTCCAAGAGGCATCATGGAGGACTTGATAGCATTTGGCAACTTTCTTCTGAAACTCGAGCTGCTCATATCTCTCACCTCCATATCCTCCTCTCTCTGCAGCTTTCTGAAGTATTTGAAAAGACATCTCAGTCCTAGAGGTATATAAGTccgtgtgtgggtgtgtgtgtgcatgtgcaCTTTAGAAGGATATGGTATGTG includes:
- the LOC115973742 gene encoding thymidylate kinase-like, with the translated sequence MRRSLMETKLKTGTTLIVDRYSYSGVAFSSAKGLDLEWCKAPEIGLLSPDLVLYLDIQPEKAAERGGYGGERYEQLEFQKKVAKCYQVLHDASWKIIDACQPIEDIEKQLQEIVLDCVMTCQKGKPLSNLWSG